The DNA window TCCGCGACGGGCTGCGCGGCATGTTCGATCATGTCGGCGACATCGAGGTGGTCGCCGAGGCAGCCGACGGGTTCCAGGCTCTGGCCATGGCCCGGCGGGCGCGACCGCACGTCGCGCTCATGGACCTGCGCATGCCCGGCCTGGACGGCATCGGCACGATCGAGCGGCTGCGCACGGACCACCCGCAGATCAAGGTGATCGTGCTGACCACCTATGACACCGACGCCGATGTGACCCGGGCCATGGCGGCCGGGGTGGCGGGCTACCTGCTGAAGGACGCGCCCCGCGAGGAATTGCACCGGGCGGTCCGTACGGCCGCGGCGGGCGGCGCCGTCCTGGCGCCGTCGGTTGCCTCCGCGCTCATCAGCAGGCCCGCGGCCCAGCTGCCGAGCCCGCGCGAACTGGAGGTGTTACGGCTGGTGGCGCGAGGTGCGGCCAACAAGGAGATCGCCCGGACCCTGCTGATCAGCGAGACCACCGTCAAAACCCATCTCAAGCACGTCTTCGCCAAGCTCGGCGTCGAAACCAGGGCTGCGGCCGTCGTCGTGGCGATGGAACGCGGCCTCCTGTAAGCGCAAGCGGCCGTCAGAGATGAGGAACCGGCTGAACCGCCCCCGGGTTTGATGGAGACTTCAGCGCTCGAACGTGCTGGGCCGTCCAGGCGCCGGTCGGGTGGGCGGTCGCGCCGAGGATGCGCACGCGCCGGGTGGCAACAGGTCAACGCCGGCGTTCGGCCGCTCTCTCTGCCAAGGTCAGGTAGACAGGTGTGACTACAGCTCGCCTGGGTGCAGGCTGTGCCGTGCCAGGGCGCCGGACTCCATCGCGACCCAGATTGCTCCGTCCGGGCCGACGGTGAGCCCATGGGGTTCTGCGCCCTCCAGCGGGAACTCCGTGATCTTTCCGTCGGTTGTGATGCGGGCCAGCTGTCCCGTGCCCCACTCGGTGAGCCAGAGCGCGTGATCCGGCCCCGCCACG is part of the Nonomuraea coxensis DSM 45129 genome and encodes:
- a CDS encoding response regulator encodes the protein MIVDDHPVVRDGLRGMFDHVGDIEVVAEAADGFQALAMARRARPHVALMDLRMPGLDGIGTIERLRTDHPQIKVIVLTTYDTDADVTRAMAAGVAGYLLKDAPREELHRAVRTAAAGGAVLAPSVASALISRPAAQLPSPRELEVLRLVARGAANKEIARTLLISETTVKTHLKHVFAKLGVETRAAAVVVAMERGLL